A section of the Enterococcus saigonensis genome encodes:
- a CDS encoding zeta toxin family protein, whose protein sequence is MQQNPKNRLAVESPTAFLLGGQPGSGKTSLRSAISEETQGNVVIIDNDTFKQQHPNFDELVKLYEKDVVKYVTPYSNRMTEAIISRLRDKGYNLVIEGTGRTTDVPIQTATMLQAKDYETKMYVMAVPKINSYLGTIERYETMYADDPMTARATPKQAHDIVVKNLPTNLETLHKTGLFSDIRLYNREGVKLYSSLETPSISPKETLERELNRKVSGKEIQPTLERIEQKMVQNQHQETPEFKAIQQKMESLQPPTPPIPKTPKLPGI, encoded by the coding sequence TTGCAACAGAACCCTAAAAATAGACTAGCGGTTGAATCGCCAACCGCTTTTTTACTTGGTGGGCAACCAGGATCAGGTAAAACTAGTTTGCGATCGGCAATTTCCGAAGAGACACAAGGAAATGTTGTTATCATTGATAATGATACGTTCAAACAACAGCACCCTAATTTTGATGAACTAGTGAAACTTTATGAAAAAGACGTAGTAAAATACGTTACCCCTTATTCTAATCGCATGACAGAAGCGATCATAAGCCGTTTGAGAGATAAAGGGTATAATTTAGTGATTGAAGGTACAGGACGAACAACAGACGTTCCTATTCAAACCGCAACAATGCTTCAAGCCAAAGATTATGAAACAAAAATGTATGTCATGGCAGTACCTAAAATCAACTCATATTTAGGAACAATTGAACGGTATGAAACTATGTATGCAGATGATCCAATGACAGCCAGGGCAACACCAAAACAAGCGCATGATATTGTTGTCAAAAACTTACCGACCAATTTAGAAACCCTTCATAAAACGGGCTTATTTAGCGATATAAGGCTTTACAATAGAGAAGGAGTGAAACTCTATTCAAGCTTAGAAACGCCTTCCATTAGTCCGAAAGAGACCTTAGAAAGAGAATTAAATCGTAAAGTATCAGGGAAAGAAATTCAACCGACTTTGGAGAGAATAGAGCAAAAAATGGTTCAAAATCAACACCAAGAAACCCCTGAATTTAAAGCAATTCAACAAAAAATGGAAAGCTTGCAGCCACCTACACCACCAATACCCAAAACACCTAAACTTCCAGGTATTTAA